In Bombus huntii isolate Logan2020A chromosome 3, iyBomHunt1.1, whole genome shotgun sequence, a single genomic region encodes these proteins:
- the LOC126863567 gene encoding mucin-5AC-like: MDWENRTVSLLLCLSILLATIHNGNAERKIVCYYTNWSIYRPGTAKFSPQNINPYLCTHLIYAFGGFTKDNALKPFDKYQDIEKGGYAKFTGLKTYNKNLKTLLAIGGWNEGSSRFSPMVADPDRRREFVKNAIKFLRKNHFDGLDLDWEYPAFRDGGKPRDKDNYASLVQELREEFERESSKTGRPRLLLTLAMPAGIEYIDKGYDIPRLNEYLDFINLLSYDYHSSYEPAVDHHSPLYPLEEDNEYNYDTELTIDYTVNYLLKKGASPGKIILGIPTYGRSYTLFNEDATDLGSPADGPGVEGDATREKGYLAYYEICESLAQSDEWQVVQPNAKAMGPYAYKGDQWVGYDDEDIVKLKAKYANEKNLGGIMFWTIDNDDFRGKCHDRPYPLIEAAKEMLLTDSSNTVQKSKTVDNRKKPRAQGVQSNTVRRKGGRRSTTTAAPAPKIRASSSRPKYRTFSRPKTSEEEEEDQRVDRRSYDPSSDEEDSSERGNAVKTANKNERPSNKNKRRSSKDRSSSNRNRRKQARRKEETNSNSNERSLSNKLTTPEPPTTPDPGTDFKCEDEGFFPHPRDCKKYFWCLESGPGGLGIVAHQFTCPSGLVFNKAADSCDYPRNVVCPKSKTSQSSASTTRAPITAATSRTTYLYSTTRRPSPEKPDTEEEYEYYDEDDDEVEEEDEEEGEEEEPKTTTTPKALLYKTITRNKPSTTTTTSTTEAPTTTSKVGKNEPEITNIEDEEDPRVIKELIMLIKKAGGIEQLEKQLLLQDKNADNSANSGSVNATPATISRTLYERVLNRQAGKVTNKQRTSTNTNYANGPGSAQFEGLDEVPEVKSLRRSQKPQYVTIERPKPSTKEPPIEDEQLDEEEDLDEDNTDVASSEEQTISNPFLASSTQRATPNYINIRRARPSTSRYENDVEEKNKNTEEEAPIPSRRRRPSVFPKNTETSSSENTRDQESRSSANEESPQTTKSRYVSVQRFRSTTSHSTEVVSQVASTSQEPITESVSSEATEIDQKVDTTTATSPVINILPSIGLSSTPNDILVESETEKPIPTTTPEASSTTTESVKLVEDSATEILLTTAPANLSTLSVPNTRINTASVSQPRPFSFNRRNRPTTEPTTTPLPPSNDQTRSKVSISSRNQTRSSFLVGRDRLRPRQENAGRNEPTTENEQIESSRGGVVKETAHTRGRSKSRGVSRYTPPTFRVRNEDSSNSVVRERIRTTEPPVSTAIATDASRTRFRRPIAKTTTESTKANELEDSPIVRIAQGYPRRSLSSRSKNTVKDEIDNDKITNIKVFKKPTALNRDVYARTRYTRKRNNVEIGEFKKETEEKTSEAAPDFFYSSTSTTTTDSIVDRSLNDTTIPIIVTTTERPIVNSIDETDTVLSPTTISPETQETTITGLDTETNTVEAVRTTELTIENEVNTETDDRVDPSEGLDQVLTTTDSAIKLQDFEPNVIIVLPANNTETVNEENINFAVPRRRKVLLRRRPVTSSTTATSQAEQEENKLIPRRRKVIKRVRPVQSTVSTVDADSSTEKDQILLRFRSTTPREDATSTIVAETSDVSTENFGLSTTETVTAETIDLDITDGFTGVTLETSTAETAISDTGFSESDVVTMASTIIDNVTAVAVDSTTSKEEWTVETGATESTTSSNFLINFTDANDISDETLPSRNELDALPTTISQLTTPSAAFQSNRRLETYNRTYYLDSRYVRKKFVRRRPVASSSSSENVTNNWYPNIETSSHVPLTSERNEVGLSKRRKSLFVRRRPVSSTTARTTGFIEEDFIDENKFGDEKELQLEVRRNVENATPRINRAYDEIFYPITPSAARESEEFWNRYTTPSTSERRSPFPVTVQSETTLDKSSANVDESSENEESHRSVSFNNRSPEIRPRYRVPESLKKTASVEGLYSLDSLPEESGESNNHKSRYQNFRQPRTRYKYREITRNQREENEESLADATHSPSFDSSTQVRTRFYARRPVSSTESPVTETLIPAKKFDYVADAYRRQQSLRTTPRNQNEEADSTTWTSLNEERAEVQNFVDGDYVTTPSSQPLVTRLVTSVEESATTERQKILIKTKYSSLTSNTKIPLQTTIARLEHPATTASPISDTLERSTDSLDESEGNEDESVNEIRQGQVERSTLPIEGEFLYQARFTTESHESSTIEIESVFNNLIGSRDSTKHDYPYHVASSEVNRLPTLKELIGYQTNEYASSPSPIFLSLFPLKAKDEEILSHEKNTNRILEGTSVRNDTIFNAEPTTLMPNKHDQKEETGYAIQNDLDLSMDSIDTYYVEDNIDENDISLTNKKRIDRQDSSTTVTLKPTTMRGIPLVDLMQSQVPRGFYVTRSETENPIPEQVKNDESTTEWTTLSIESKENVSSKIANEIEQPNAGRTIVTDFNHNDSEENSKSSTQIITTLKPDFFTKSNEVKDRDESIAPSTNRVQTEKDIDLFTEIPSLETNAAPSISIPVISPTDSPVTFTSLSPNEPESIVSTTSESLTNDDATLSIKNTDSTSTSVTEVQSNFTTKTNILESVTETGLLHIENGTHAAHLQENYSTDEKVSSSQQTGEVRRNVVKNSEESKLSSSLSTTTRPSTQSERSANKFNRRRQRIEFNPNHEFGRKSQDGRQDHRYVSPSNEDQKDSIKETRRTQHPRRRVISYRGRHRRPFVTGTAVNDSLASNTTTRTTNRTVNDDDKLKVTKKSAKEESEQIEAITGSTKRTKAGNSVENRNDGENANKEETSVEKKVVPKANLTGKEAVSKEERLRIEENIGRSESEVNSSKSTVTSRTPGNLPSTRLRKPTTFNLATLQSKTSNTFANHRKTHSNDGKSQTLANEKLDAVDERTETPKSEKDIDQSSRAQEFAVTLADPPSPQTSATGTLNLLNPPPSDFLIYCVLMHLLCSSMGANGILLVSFVFGDRITNRVTQSGRTPLRNGLRRKISTTVAPRTDATTSRATLRFTPSLRDRQKSKTKDKTLQNVTTRPRRPPVIDYDYYEDEEESVVGKSTFNGKLFLTSKGTFRCLDQGNFPHPDSCKKFITCARMVNGQVIGAEYTCPDKLSFDPVGGICNWSAGLGCKE; encoded by the exons TATTTATGCACCCATCTAATCTACGCTTTCGGTGGTTTCACCAAGGACAATGCCTTGAAGCCTTTCGACAAATACCAAGACATCGAGAAAG GTGGATACGCCAAGTTCACTGGCTTAAAAACATACAACAAGAACTTGAAAACCCTGTTGGCTATCGGAGGTTGGAACGAAGGTTCCAGTAGGTTTTCTCCGATGGTTGCCGACCCTGACAGAAGACGAGAATTCGTCAAGAACGCCATAAAGTTCCTTCGAAAGAATCACTTTGACGGTCTCGATCTCGACTGGGAATATCCAGCTTTTAGGGACGGTGGAAAGCCTCGGGACAAAGACAACTATGCCAGCTTGGTGCAG GAACTGAGAGAGGAGTTTGAGAGGGAGTCTTCAAAGACCGGAAGACCGAGACTTTTACTAACGTTGGCGATGCCAGCTGGTATCGAGTACATCGACAAAGGCTACGATATTCCTAGATTAAACGAATACTTGGATTTCATCAATCTTTTATCGTATGACTACCATTCGTCTTACGAACCAGCCGTCGATCATCACTCTCCTCTGTATCCTCTGGAAGAGGACAACGAATACAATTACGACACCGAGTTAACGATC GATTACACTGTGAACTATCTGCTGAAAAAGGGTGCCTCTCCGGGCAAGATAATCCTAGGAATTCCAACGTACGGCCGATCCTACACGCTTTTCAACGAGGATGCCACTGATCTGGGTTCACCGGCCGATGGTCCAGGAGTCGAAGGCGACGCGACCCGCGAGAAAGGCTACCTCGCTTACTACGAA ATTTGCGAGAGCCTAGCGCAATCGGACGAGTGGCAGGTGGTTCAGCCAAATGCAAAAGCTATGGGTCCTTATGCGTACAAGGGAGACCAATGGGTAGGTTACGACGACGAAGATATAGTCAAGTTAAAAGCCAAATACGCGAACGAGAAGAACTTGGGGGGAATTATGTTTTGGACGATCGACAACGACGATTTCCGGGGCAAATGTCACGATCGTCCGTATCCTCTGATCGAAGCGGCTAAAGAGATGCTCTTGACGGACAGCTC GAATACCGTTCAGAAGTCAAAGACAGTGGACAATCGTAAGAAACCCAGAGCCCAAGGTGTTCAGAGCAATACCGTAAGAAGAAAAGGTGGTAGACGAAGCACCACGACTGCAGCGCCTGCCCCGAAGATCCGAGCGTCCTCCTCGAGACCAAAGTATCGGACGTTTTCGCGTCCTAAAACCAGcgaggaggaagaggaggatcAACGAGTCGACAGACGATCGTACGACCCATCCTCCGACGAAGAGGATAGCTCCGAGAGAGGAAACGCGGTTAAGACTGCGAACAAAAACGAAAGACCGAGCAACAAGAATAAAAGGAGATCGTCGAAAGATCGATCGAGTTCCAATCGGAATCGTAGAAAGCAAGCTCGCCGCAAAGAAGAAACCAACAGCAACTCGAACGAAAGATCGTTGAGTAATAAACTGACTACTCCAGAACCGCCAACGACACCCGATCCCGGGACAG aTTTCAAGTGCGAAGACGAAGGATTCTTTCCGCATCCCCGAGATTGCAAGAAATATTTCTGGTGTTTGGAGAGCGGCCCAGGAGGTCTTGGCATAGTAGCGCACCAGTTTACGTGTCCTTCTG GTTTGGTGTTTAACAAGGCAGCCGATTCCTGCGATTACCCGCGTAACGTTGTATGTCCCAAATCGAAAACGTCTCAGTCGTCCGCGTCGACGACCAGAGCGCCGATAACCGCTGCCACCAGCCGTACCACTTATCTCTATAGCACTACGCGTCGACCATCCCCCGAAAAACCAGACACGGAGGAAGAGTACGAGTACtacgacgaggacgacgacgaaGTCGAAGAGGAGGATGaagaagagggagaggaagaagaGCCTAAAACGACTACCACTCCGAAAGCGCTTTTGTATAAAACGATTACCAGAAACAAGCCTAGTACGACTACGACTACGAGTACGACAGAAGCGCCTACGACCACCTCGAAGGTTGGGAAAAATGAGCCCGAGATTACCAATATTGAGGACGAAGAGGATCCTAGGGTTATCAAAGAGCTAATAATGCTGATCAAGAAAGCAGGTGGTATAGAGCAACTAGAAAAGCAGCTGTTACTTCAAGACAAGAATGCTGACAATAGTGCGAATTCTGGCAGCGTAAACGCTACTCCTGCTACGATAAGTCGCACTTTGTACGAACGTGTACTGAATCGACAAGCTGGTAAAGTTACAAATAAGCAACGTACTTCTACGAATACAAATTACGCGAATGGGCCAGGAAGTGCGCAGTTCGAGGGATTGGACGAGGTTCCGGAAGTGAAGAGTTTGAGGCGCTCGCAAAAACCGCAATACGTGACCATCGAGAGACCAAA GCCGTCTACGAAGGAACCGCCGATCGAAGACGAGCAActcgacgaagaagaagatctCGATGAAGATAACACGGATGTAGCTTCATCCGAGGAACAGACTATTAGCAATCCTTTCTTAGCTAGCTCGACGCAGAGAGCGACGCCTAATTATATCAACATCAGACGCGCTCGACCTTCCACCTCAAG ATACGAGAACGACGTTGAGGAGAAAAATAAGAACACGGAAGAAGAGGCGCCTATTCCCAGCCGACGCCGGCGTCCCAGCGTGTTTCCCAA AAATACCGAGACGAGTTCTTCCGAAAATACCAGAGATCAGGAATCTCGTTCATCCGCAAACGAAGAAAGTCCACAGACAACTAAATCCAG gTATGTTAGCGTTCAAAGATTCAGAAGCACGACTTCACATTCTACGGAGGTTGTTTCGCAAGTGGCATCCACTAGCCAAGAACCAATTACGGAATCGGTCTCGAGCGAAGCGACCGAAATCGATCAAAAGGTGGATACCACCACCGCGACGAGTCCAGTGATCAACATTTTACCTTCGATTGGCTTATCTTCGACACCGAACGATATCCTCGTCGAGTCGGAAACGGAAAAACCGATTCCGACAACGACTCCAGAGGCTAGCTCGACTACCACCGAATCTGTGAAACTCGTCGAGGATTCGGCTACGGAAATCCTCTTAACTACGGCACCAGCGAACTTGTCTACGTTGTCGGTTCCAAATACAAGGATCAACACCGCATCGGTATCTCAGCCAAGGCCTTTTAGCTTTAACCGAAGAAATAGACCTACGACCGAGCCTACCACCACTCCGTTGCCACCGTCCAACGATCAGACGAGGTCCAAGGTGAGTATATCATCGCGAAACCAAACGCGCTCGTCCTTTTTGGTAGGACGAGATCGATTAAGACCGAGGCAGGAGAACGCCGGTCGAAACGAGCCGACCACTGAGAACGAGCAAATCGAATCTTCTCGCGGCGGCGTTGTCAAAGAGACAGCGCACACTCGTGGAAGGTCGAAAAGCAGAGGAGTGAGTAGATACACGCCGCCGACCTTCAGAGTTAGAAACGAAGATTCGTCCAACTCCGTAGTTAGAGAACGCATTCGAACTACGGAACCTCCTGTTAGCACGGCCATTGCCACGGATGCTTCGAGAACGCGGTTCCGCCGGCCAATTGCTAAAACCACCACCGAATCCACCAAAGCTAACGAACTCGAGGACAGTCCTATCGTTAGGATCGCCCAAGGTTATCCCAGAAGGAGCTTATCTTCGAGATCGAAAAACACGGTTAAGGACGAGATAGATAACGATAAAATCACCAACATCAAGGTATTCAAAAAGCCGACTGCATTGAACAGAGACGTGTACGCCAGGACAAGATATACGAGGAAAAGAAACAACGTAGAAATTGGTGAGTTCAAAAAGGAGACGGAAGAAAAAACAAGCGAAGCCGCGCCAGATTTCTTCTATTCTTCGACATCTACTACAACAACGGACTCGATCGTCGATCGTTCTTTGAACGACACCACCATACCCATAATTGTAACTACGACCGAACGACCGATCGTGAATTCCATAGACGAAACCGATACAGTTTTATCTCCAACGACGATATCACCGGAAACGCAAGAAACTACGATTACTGGTTTAGATACCGAGACGAACACCGTCGAAGCTGTTCGTACCACGGAATTGACAATAGAGAACGAAGTGAACACGGAGACGGACGATCGAGTCGATCCTAGCGAAGGGCTCGATCAAGTCCTTACAACGACCGATAGCGCTATCAAACTGCAAGATTTTGAACCAAACGTGATCATCGTCCTTCCTGCGAACAATACCGAAACGGTTAACGAAGAGAATATAAACTTTGCTGTTCCGAGGCGCAGAAAAGTTTTGCTAAGAAGACGGCCCGTTACATCGAGCACAACAGCAACATCGCAAGCAgaacaagaagaaaataaattaattcccCGTAGGAGGAAAGTGATCAAGCGTGTTCGGCCGGTTCAAAGCACGGTATCCACGGTAGATGCTGATTCTTCCACGGAAAAGGATCAAATTTTGCTTAGATTTCGATCTACGACTCCTAGAGAAGATGCGACGAGTACGATCGTTGCTGAAACGTCGGACGTTTCGACGGAAAATTTCGGTTTGTCAACGACCGAAACTGTGACGGCAGAAACGATCGACTTGGATATAACCGATGGTTTCACAGGAGTCACTTTGGAAACGTCGACTGCAGAAACTGCGATCAGTGACACTGGTTTCTCCGAATCCGATGTCGTTACGATGGCCTCGACGATAATCGATAATGTTACCGCTGTTGCGGTCGATTCCACGACAAGCAAGGAGGAGTGGACAGTGGAAACCGGTGCAACGGAATCAACCACGTCATCgaatttcttaattaatttcaccgACGCGAATGATATTTCGGATGAAACGTTACCATCGAGGAACGAACTCGACGCCCTGCCAACCACTATTTCGCAGCTCACTACACCTTCCGCGGCTTTCCAATCCAACCGTAGGTTAGAGACATACAATAGAACGTACTATTTAGACTCCAGATACGTGAGAAAGAAATTTGTACGCAGGCGGCCAgttgcttcttcttcttcttcggaAAATGTCACCAACAATTGGTATCCAAATATAGAAACTTCGTCCCACGTGCCTTTAACTAGCGAGAGAAACGAAGTGGGTCTGTCGAAACGTAGAAAGAGCCTGTTCGTTCGTCGTAGACCGGTCTCCTCTACAACCGCGAGAACAACGGGATTTATCGAAGAAGATTTCATAGATGAGAATAAATTCGGGGACGAGAAGGAATTGCAGTTGGAAGTGCGACGTAATGTCGAAAACGCTACTCCAAGAATCAATCGAGCCTACGATGAAATCTTCTACCCTATTACTCCATCCGCCGCAAGGGAATCGGAAGAATTCTGGAACCGCTACACTACTCCATCGACCAGTGAAAGACGTTCTCCGTTTCCGGTAACTGTACAAAGCGAAACGACACTCGATAAAAGCTCCGCAAACGTCGACGAATCCtcagaaaacgaagaaagccATCGATCGGTATCCTTTAATAATCGTTCACCAGAGATTCGCCCTCGTTATAGAGTCCCAGAATCGCTGAAGAAAACGGCGAGCGTGGAGGGTCTTTATTCTCTCGATTCGTTACCAGAGGAATCCGGAGAATCGAACAATCACAAGTCTAGATATCAGAACTTTCGTCAACCGAGGACGCGTTACAAATATCGAGAGATAACGAGGAATCAGCGAGAAGAGAACGAAGAATCGCTTGCAGATGCTACGCATTCGCCCAGCTTCGACTCCTCGACGCAGGTGAGAACGCGTTTCTACGCGAGACGTCCAGTGTCCAGCACAGAATCACCGGTCACGGAGACTCTGATTCCAGCGAAGAAATTCGACTACGTGGCGGATGCTTATAGAAGGCAACAATCTTTACGAACGACACCGCGTAATCAGAACGAAGAGGCAGATTCGACTACTTGGACGAGTTTGAACGAGGAACGAGCGGAGGTTCAGAACTTCGTAGATGGAGATTACGTGACTACGCCTTCTTCGCAACCGCTGGTGACGCGATTGGTCACATCCGTCGAGGAATCGGCCACCACGGAAAGACAAAAGATTCTGATAAAAACGAAATACTCTTCGTTAACGTCGAACACGAAGATTCCCCTTCAGACTACGATCGCTCGATTGGAACATCCTGCTACTACAGCCTCCCCGATCTCCGATACGCTGGAAAGATCTACGGATTCCCTGGATGAATCGGAAGGGAACGAGGACGAATCGGTGAATGAGATTCGCCAGGGCCAAGTCGAAAGATCCACGTTGCCCATAGAGGGTGAATTTCTTTATCAGGCACGATTCACCACGGAATCTCATGAATCGTCCACGATCGAGATCGAATCGGTGTTCAACAATTTGATCGGCAGTAGGGACTCTACCAA acacGATTATCCTTATCAT GTCGCCAGCTCGGAAGTCAATAGACTACCAACCCTCAAGGAACTAATTGGTTATCAAACGAACGAATACGCCAGCAGTCCGTCGCCCATATTCTTGAGCTTGTTTCCTCTTAAAGCGAAGGACGAAGAGATCTTATCGCATGAAAAAAACACGAACCGCATTCTCGAGGGAACAAGTGTTCGGAATGATACAATTTTCAATGCAGAACCAACAACTTTAATGCCAAATAAGCATGATCAAAAGGAAGAGACAGGCTACGCGATACAAAATGATTTAGATTTATCCATGGATAGTATagacacgtattacgttgagGATAATATCGACGAAAACGATATTTCGTTGACTAACAAGAAGAGGATCGATCGACAGGATTCGTCGACGACTGTCACCCTAAAACCTACCACTATGCGTGGTATTCCTTTAGTTGATTTAATGCAAAGCCAAGTCCCCCGTGGTTTTTATGTTACTAGAAGCGAAACGGAAAATCCGATACCAGAACAAGTAAAGAACGACGAATCAACCACCGAGTGGACAACATTGTCGATAGAAAGcaaagaaaatgtttcttcCAAGATCGCTAACGAAATCGAACAACCCAATGCAGGTAGAACGATTGTTACCGATTTTAACCATAATGATAGCGAAGAAAATTCCAAATCTTCGACCCAAATTATTACAACTTTAAAGCCCGATTTTTTCACGAAAAGTAACGAAGTTAAAGACAGAGACGAAAGTATAGCACCATCGACGAATCGAGTGCaaacagaaaaagatataGATCTCTTTACGGAGATACCAAGTTTGGAAACAAATGCAGCACCTTCGATTTCTATACCCGTAATTTCTCCGACCGATTCACCTGTTACATTTACTTCTCTATCCCCTAATGAACCCGAGTCTATTGTTTCTACGACCAGTGAATCCTTGACTAATGACGACGCTACCCTGTCTATTAAAAATACTGACTCCACTTCAACCTCTGTAACCGAAGTACAATCTAATTTCACGACTAAAACAAACATCTTAGAATCCGTAACAGAAACAGGGTTATTACATATAGAAAATGGAACGCATGCTGCACATTTGCAAGAGAATTATTCGACAGACGAAAAGGTCAGTAGCAGCCAACAAACTGGCGAAGTTAGAAGAAACGTGGTGAAGAATAGCGAAGAATCGAAGTTGAGTTCATCGTTGTCAACCACGACGCGTCCTTCTACTCAATCCGAAAGATCGGCGAATAAATTTAATCGCCGCCGACAAAGGATCGAATTTAATCCTAATCACGAGTTTGGACGTAAATCTCAGGACGGTAGGCAGGATCATCGTTATGTAAGCCCATCGAACGAAGATCAAAAGgattcgataaaagaaacaagaagaacgCAACATCCTCGTCGTAGAGTTATTAGTTACAGAGGGCGGCACCGCAGACCTTTTGTTACTGGTACAGCTGTGAACGACTCGCTTGCCTCCAATACAACCACTCGTACGACTAATCGTACGGTCAACGACGATGATAAACTGAAAGTAACGAAGAAATCAGCTAAGGAGGAATCCGAGCAAATCGAAGCGATAACTGGCTCCACGAAAAGAACGAAAGCGGGTAATTCTGTAGAAAATCGAAATGATGGAGAAAACGCGAACAAGGAAGAGACAAGCGTGGAAAAGAAGGTTGTGCCAAAGGCAAATCTTACCGGAAAAGAAGCTGTCTCCAAAGAAGAACGTCTTCGGATCGAGGAAAATATCGGTCGATCCGAGTCTGAG GTGAATTCCTCGAAGAGTACGGTAACATCTCGTACACCAGGAAATTTGCCATCAACCAGGTTGAGGAAACCCACTACATTCAATTTGGCGACATTGCAAAGCAAAACTTCCAACACATTCGCGAATCATCGAAAAACTCATTCGAACGACGGAAAGTCTCAAACTCTTGCTAACGAAAAACTCG ATGCCGTGGATGAAAGAACAGAAACACCGAAATCTGAAAAAGATATCGATCAAAGTAGTAGAGCACAAGAATTCGCGGTGACTTTGGCAGATCCACCGTCTCCACAAACATCAGCTACGGGTACACTCAACTTGTTAAATCCTCCACCATCagatttcttaatttat TGCGTGCTGATGCATCTTTTATGTTCTTCCATGGGTGCTAACGGGATTCTTCTAGTCTCTTTTGTTTTTGGAGATCGAATAACTAATAGAGTTACACAATCAGGTCGAACACCGTTAAGGAACGGTCTGAGGCGCAAAATAAGCACTACGGTTGCACCTAGAACGGACGCGACAACAAGCAGGGCTACCCTCAGATTCACCCCGAGTCTCAGAGATCGACAAAAGTCAAAGACGAAGGATAAAACTCTACAAAATGTAACTACAAGACCTAGGCGACCGCCTGTTATCGACTACGATTATTACGAGGACGAGGAGGAATCGGTGGTTGGAAAATCTACTTTCAACGGAAAACTCTTCCTCACCAGCAAAGGAACCTTCCGATGTCTGGATCAAGGCAATTTCCCACATCCCGACTCTTGcaaaaaatttattacttgCGCCAGAATGGTGAACGGTCAGGTAATCGGAGCTGAGTACACTTGTCCCGATAAACTATCCTTTGATCCGGTCGGTGGTATTTGCAATTGGTCAGCCGGACTTGGCTGCAAAGAATAA